A window of Lysobacter terrestris contains these coding sequences:
- a CDS encoding DUF2066 domain-containing protein yields the protein MVRAFRGFWLAALLLASFTATAQRVEGDRAGAQGPYEAEVSVNGQGEAERNTGFARGLSTVLARLSGMRSVAGQPGVGQELRRAKEYVKGYDYRQDEGVGPTGAPTFGTTLVVRFDPEQVDDLIATVGLPVWPLPRPKPVLWLGIDDGKGPRLVGLPQANAARSVLNRAKERGYGLGLPSGNAAEQATVGAIWRGDSAAVARASLRYSPPMQLIGKVYRSGTGWKADWTFVDNGKVLSSWSTTDTDARRIIATGADGAADALTKRYAKRGTAGPPGDYAVTFTGIHGSDDYMRLAGYLDKLAIVRRITPQRASADSVTFSLELASGLSGFKRMADRDGVVVADDGDATTVYRLR from the coding sequence ATGGTTCGCGCATTTCGAGGGTTCTGGCTGGCCGCGTTGCTGTTGGCGAGCTTCACCGCCACCGCGCAGCGCGTGGAAGGCGATCGCGCCGGCGCGCAAGGGCCCTACGAGGCCGAAGTCAGCGTCAACGGACAGGGCGAGGCCGAGCGCAACACCGGCTTCGCGCGCGGCCTGTCGACGGTGCTGGCGCGGCTGTCGGGCATGCGCAGCGTCGCGGGCCAGCCGGGTGTCGGCCAGGAACTGCGCCGGGCCAAGGAGTACGTGAAGGGCTACGACTACCGCCAGGACGAAGGCGTCGGCCCGACCGGAGCGCCGACCTTCGGCACCACGCTGGTCGTGCGCTTCGACCCGGAACAGGTCGACGACCTGATCGCAACCGTTGGCCTGCCCGTGTGGCCGCTGCCGCGGCCGAAGCCGGTGCTGTGGCTGGGCATCGACGACGGCAAGGGGCCGCGCCTGGTCGGCCTGCCGCAGGCGAACGCGGCGCGATCGGTGCTCAACCGGGCCAAGGAGCGCGGCTACGGCCTCGGCCTGCCATCCGGCAACGCCGCCGAACAGGCCACGGTCGGCGCGATCTGGCGCGGCGACAGCGCCGCGGTCGCGCGCGCCTCGCTGCGCTATTCGCCGCCGATGCAGCTGATCGGCAAGGTCTACCGCAGCGGCACGGGCTGGAAGGCCGACTGGACCTTCGTCGACAACGGCAAGGTGCTGTCGAGCTGGAGCACCACCGACACCGACGCGCGCCGCATCATCGCCACCGGCGCCGACGGCGCCGCCGACGCATTGACCAAGCGCTACGCCAAGCGCGGCACGGCGGGCCCGCCGGGCGACTATGCGGTGACCTTCACCGGCATCCACGGCAGCGACGACTACATGCGCCTGGCCGGCTACCTCGACAAGCTGGCCATCGTGCGCCGGATCACCCCGCAGCGCGCCAGCGCCGACAGCGTGACCTTCTCGCTCGAACTCGCCTCGGGACTGTCGGGCTTCAAGCGCATGGCCGACCGCGACGGAGTGGTCGTCGCCGACGATGGCGACGCCACCACCGTGTACCGGCTGCGCTGA
- the purM gene encoding phosphoribosylformylglycinamidine cyclo-ligase produces the protein MTPPPVNKPTPLTYRDAGVDIDAGNEVVERIKPAIKRTLRPEVLGGGIGGFGGLFDLTGKYKEPVMVSGTDGVGTKLILAKQLGRHDTIGQDLVAMCVNDVLVQGAEPLFFLDYFATGKLDVATTVDVVGGIAKGCEIAGCALIGGETAEMPDMYPPGEYDLAGFTVGAVEKARLIDGSKVREGDVLIGIASSGPHSNGYSLIRKILARAGATADNGGLDLEVGGVKLADALMEPTRIYVKPVLELLARHDIHAMAHVTGGALVEKIIRVVPQPLGLEIDTASWPLPPVFEWLQREGNVPREEMWRTFNCGIGFVLMVAPGDVAAIDADLDRLGLAHWQIGRVTAGADERLRIY, from the coding sequence GTGACCCCGCCCCCAGTGAACAAGCCCACCCCGCTCACCTACCGTGACGCCGGCGTCGACATCGACGCGGGCAATGAAGTCGTCGAACGCATCAAGCCGGCGATCAAGCGGACCCTGCGTCCGGAAGTCCTGGGCGGCGGCATCGGCGGCTTCGGCGGCCTGTTCGACCTCACGGGCAAGTACAAGGAGCCGGTGATGGTGTCCGGCACCGACGGCGTGGGCACCAAGCTGATCCTCGCCAAGCAGCTGGGCCGCCACGACACCATCGGCCAGGACCTGGTCGCCATGTGCGTCAACGACGTGCTGGTGCAGGGCGCCGAGCCGCTGTTCTTCCTCGACTACTTCGCCACCGGCAAGCTCGACGTGGCCACCACGGTCGACGTGGTCGGCGGCATCGCCAAGGGTTGCGAGATCGCCGGCTGCGCGCTGATCGGCGGCGAGACCGCCGAGATGCCCGACATGTACCCGCCGGGCGAATACGACTTGGCCGGCTTCACCGTCGGCGCGGTCGAGAAGGCCCGCCTGATCGACGGCAGCAAGGTGCGCGAAGGCGACGTGCTGATCGGCATCGCCTCCAGCGGCCCGCATTCCAACGGCTATTCGCTGATCCGCAAGATCCTCGCCCGCGCCGGCGCCACGGCCGACAACGGCGGCCTCGACCTCGAGGTCGGCGGCGTGAAGCTGGCCGACGCGCTGATGGAGCCCACCCGCATCTACGTGAAGCCGGTGCTGGAGCTGCTGGCCAGGCACGACATCCACGCCATGGCCCACGTCACCGGCGGCGCATTGGTGGAGAAGATCATCCGCGTGGTGCCGCAGCCGCTCGGCCTGGAGATCGACACCGCATCGTGGCCGCTGCCGCCGGTGTTCGAATGGCTGCAGCGCGAAGGCAACGTGCCGCGCGAGGAAATGTGGCGCACCTTCAACTGCGGCATCGGCTTCGTGCTGATGGTCGCGCCGGGCGACGTCGCCGCGATCGATGCCGACCTCGACCGCCTCGGCCTCGCCCACTGGCAGATCGGCCGGGTCACGGCCGGCGCCGACGAGCGCCTGCGCATCTACTGA